A DNA window from Mus caroli chromosome 8, CAROLI_EIJ_v1.1, whole genome shotgun sequence contains the following coding sequences:
- the C8H16orf95 gene encoding uncharacterized protein C16orf95 homolog isoform X3 → MAVSRKGSFQTFGKDVCITGQSVSSGLRTVPQEYACCQCYTKFGGHLPVPRADALLPYWVPLSLRPRKQVSKMMRCYIPRTMKSCRCSCHCFGGRLPMPRDRAVMPYWVPQGLRSQKKVLKRLENVEDTPGGPQDSSRWHGCWRVCGNQPLLLKWQQLQALYQDELPGLQEDEPHAGRLGLLPISFNLLSLLQVVLRAIMAIRHLFWD, encoded by the exons ATGGCTGTATCCAG GAAGGGTTCGTTTCAGACCTTTGGAAAGGATGTGTGCATCACGGGTCAGTCG GTGTCCTCCGGCCTCCGCACTGTTCCCCAGGAGTATGCGTGTTGCCAATGCTACACCAAGTTTGGGGGCCACCTGCCTGTGCCCCGGGCTGATGCACTGCTGCCCTACTGGGTGCCTTTGTCCCTGAGACCACGAAAGCAG GTCTCGAAGATGATGCGGTGTTACATCCCCAGAACCATGAAGTCGTGCCGGTGCTCCTGCCACTGCTTTGGGGGCCGCCTTCCGATGCCCAGGGATAGGGCCGTCATGCCCTACTGGGTGCCCCAGGGGCTGAGGTCACAGAAGAAG GTGTTGAAGAGGCTGGAGAATGTGGAAGACACTCCAG GTGGCCCCCAGGACTCAAGCAGATGGCATGGCTGTTGGCGGGTCTGTGGGAACCAGCCTCTCCTCCTCAAGTGGCAGCAGCTCCAGGCCCTTTATCAAGATGAGCTGCCAGGTCTTCAGGAGGACGAGCCGCATGCTGGCCGCTTAGGCCTCCTCCCCATCAGCTTCAATCTCCTGAGCCTGCTGCAGGTGGTCCTGAGGGCCATCATGGCCATTCG TCATTTGTTCTGGGACTGA
- the C8H16orf95 gene encoding uncharacterized protein C16orf95 homolog isoform X2: MATIPATPGGKGDRDRIVLRAHRSIHRKWKGSFQTFGKDVCITGQSVSSGLRTVPQEYACCQCYTKFGGHLPVPRADALLPYWVPLSLRPRKQVSKMMRCYIPRTMKSCRCSCHCFGGRLPMPRDRAVMPYWVPQGLRSQKKVLKRLENVEDTPGGPQDSSRWHGCWRVCGNQPLLLKWQQLQALYQDELPGLQEDEPHAGRLGLLPISFNLLSLLQVVLRAIMAIRHLFWD, translated from the exons ATGGCCACGATACCAGCGACCCCGGGAGGAAAAG GGGATCGGGACCGGATAGTCCTACGTGCGCACAGATCCATCCACAGAAAATG GAAGGGTTCGTTTCAGACCTTTGGAAAGGATGTGTGCATCACGGGTCAGTCG GTGTCCTCCGGCCTCCGCACTGTTCCCCAGGAGTATGCGTGTTGCCAATGCTACACCAAGTTTGGGGGCCACCTGCCTGTGCCCCGGGCTGATGCACTGCTGCCCTACTGGGTGCCTTTGTCCCTGAGACCACGAAAGCAG GTCTCGAAGATGATGCGGTGTTACATCCCCAGAACCATGAAGTCGTGCCGGTGCTCCTGCCACTGCTTTGGGGGCCGCCTTCCGATGCCCAGGGATAGGGCCGTCATGCCCTACTGGGTGCCCCAGGGGCTGAGGTCACAGAAGAAG GTGTTGAAGAGGCTGGAGAATGTGGAAGACACTCCAG GTGGCCCCCAGGACTCAAGCAGATGGCATGGCTGTTGGCGGGTCTGTGGGAACCAGCCTCTCCTCCTCAAGTGGCAGCAGCTCCAGGCCCTTTATCAAGATGAGCTGCCAGGTCTTCAGGAGGACGAGCCGCATGCTGGCCGCTTAGGCCTCCTCCCCATCAGCTTCAATCTCCTGAGCCTGCTGCAGGTGGTCCTGAGGGCCATCATGGCCATTCG TCATTTGTTCTGGGACTGA
- the C8H16orf95 gene encoding uncharacterized protein C16orf95 homolog isoform X1, whose protein sequence is MYLTGCEVLVHQAVTLLDNTWLWGSLVVSATHRRNLAHGDPLWSGPTSLCLFTGDRDRIVLRAHRSIHRKWKGSFQTFGKDVCITGQSVSSGLRTVPQEYACCQCYTKFGGHLPVPRADALLPYWVPLSLRPRKQVSKMMRCYIPRTMKSCRCSCHCFGGRLPMPRDRAVMPYWVPQGLRSQKKVLKRLENVEDTPGGPQDSSRWHGCWRVCGNQPLLLKWQQLQALYQDELPGLQEDEPHAGRLGLLPISFNLLSLLQVVLRAIMAIRHLFWD, encoded by the exons ATGTATCTGACGGGCTGTGAAGTTCTGGTTCACCAAGCTGTTACTCTACTTGATAACACATGGCTTTGGGGATCCCTGGTGGTATCTGCGACCCACAGAAGGAATTTAGCCCATGGGGACCCCCTTTGGTCCGGTCctacctccctctgtctctttacAGGGGATCGGGACCGGATAGTCCTACGTGCGCACAGATCCATCCACAGAAAATG GAAGGGTTCGTTTCAGACCTTTGGAAAGGATGTGTGCATCACGGGTCAGTCG GTGTCCTCCGGCCTCCGCACTGTTCCCCAGGAGTATGCGTGTTGCCAATGCTACACCAAGTTTGGGGGCCACCTGCCTGTGCCCCGGGCTGATGCACTGCTGCCCTACTGGGTGCCTTTGTCCCTGAGACCACGAAAGCAG GTCTCGAAGATGATGCGGTGTTACATCCCCAGAACCATGAAGTCGTGCCGGTGCTCCTGCCACTGCTTTGGGGGCCGCCTTCCGATGCCCAGGGATAGGGCCGTCATGCCCTACTGGGTGCCCCAGGGGCTGAGGTCACAGAAGAAG GTGTTGAAGAGGCTGGAGAATGTGGAAGACACTCCAG GTGGCCCCCAGGACTCAAGCAGATGGCATGGCTGTTGGCGGGTCTGTGGGAACCAGCCTCTCCTCCTCAAGTGGCAGCAGCTCCAGGCCCTTTATCAAGATGAGCTGCCAGGTCTTCAGGAGGACGAGCCGCATGCTGGCCGCTTAGGCCTCCTCCCCATCAGCTTCAATCTCCTGAGCCTGCTGCAGGTGGTCCTGAGGGCCATCATGGCCATTCG TCATTTGTTCTGGGACTGA